One Aneurinibacillus migulanus genomic region harbors:
- the trpA gene encoding tryptophan synthase subunit alpha, translating to MIGTKTGAERITAAFAKGKQAFIPFITAGYPTPELTVDIALALQEEGATVIELGVPYSDPLADGPTIQHASAQALSYGITIGRTVELAAEMRRAGLTVPLVLFTYINPVLQYGPERLFKDMEAFGIDGILIPDLPVEEAGDIEALAQTYVRPLIQLVAPTSEQRVEMIASRARGFLYCVSSLGVTGARATLDEGVTRFLEQVRAFSSVPIAVGFGISSAEQAQMVAPYSDGFIVGSALLEKIREAEPLLTHEETKEEGFRIVKRFVQQLQSRV from the coding sequence ATGATTGGTACAAAAACAGGCGCAGAACGTATCACAGCAGCTTTTGCAAAAGGAAAGCAGGCATTTATTCCATTCATTACAGCCGGGTATCCAACTCCTGAATTGACGGTGGATATCGCGCTTGCGCTTCAGGAGGAAGGGGCAACAGTGATTGAACTGGGGGTTCCGTATTCAGATCCGCTGGCGGATGGGCCGACGATTCAGCATGCATCCGCGCAGGCGCTTTCATACGGTATCACCATAGGACGAACAGTGGAGTTGGCAGCGGAGATGCGAAGAGCAGGACTTACCGTTCCATTGGTGCTGTTTACGTATATCAATCCTGTACTTCAATATGGGCCAGAGCGTTTGTTCAAGGATATGGAAGCATTCGGAATAGACGGCATTCTCATTCCTGATTTGCCTGTGGAGGAGGCGGGGGACATTGAAGCGTTGGCACAAACGTATGTCCGTCCTCTTATCCAGCTAGTAGCTCCTACATCAGAACAGCGGGTCGAGATGATCGCTTCACGAGCGAGAGGATTTTTATACTGCGTATCTTCACTTGGTGTTACTGGTGCCCGTGCAACGCTTGATGAGGGGGTTACTCGCTTCCTCGAACAGGTTCGTGCTTTTTCATCTGTTCCTATTGCGGTCGGTTTCGGTATTTCCAGTGCTGAACAGGCACAGATGGTTGCACCGTATAGCGACGGATTTATCGTTGGCAGTGCCTTACTCGAAAAAATCCGTGAAGCAGAGCCTCTTCTCACACATGAAGAAACAAAGGAAGAAGGTTTCCGTATAGTAAAAAGATTTGTACAACAGTTGCAATCTAGGGTATGA
- the trpB gene encoding tryptophan synthase subunit beta: MSRAQLSEKSRGRFGAFGGRYVPETLVNALDELEAAYEDALQDKEFQEELAYFLQEYSGRPTPLYYAERLTEKLGGARIYLKREDLNHTGAHKINNALAQGLLAKRMGKREIIAETGAGQHGVASATVAARLGLKCKVFMGEEDMKRQKLNVFRMELLGAEVVPVYSGTRTLKDATSEAIRFWVSKVDTTFYIIGSATGPHPYPKMVRDFQRIIGDETRAQILKAEHRLPDYVVACVGGGSNAIGMFYPFLEDKSVSLIGAEAAGHGVETDKHAATITKGTRGVLHGTMTYLLQDEFGQITEPHSISAGLDYPGVGPEHAYLHDSGRAAYHAVTDEEALDALRMLCREEGIIPALESAHAVAETIKLAPTLSPDEIIVVCLSGRGDKDVTQIYEREGGNQA, translated from the coding sequence ATGAGCAGAGCACAGTTGAGTGAGAAGAGTAGAGGTCGATTTGGGGCATTTGGTGGTCGATATGTACCGGAAACGCTTGTTAATGCACTGGATGAATTAGAGGCAGCATATGAAGATGCATTGCAGGACAAAGAATTCCAGGAAGAGCTTGCATATTTTCTGCAGGAATATTCCGGGCGCCCTACACCATTGTATTATGCAGAACGGCTGACAGAAAAATTAGGTGGGGCACGTATTTATTTGAAGCGGGAAGATTTGAATCATACTGGTGCACACAAAATCAACAATGCACTGGCACAGGGGCTTTTGGCCAAGCGGATGGGCAAGCGTGAGATTATCGCGGAAACTGGCGCGGGTCAACACGGTGTTGCATCGGCGACTGTGGCAGCTCGCCTCGGGCTAAAGTGCAAAGTTTTTATGGGTGAAGAAGATATGAAACGCCAGAAGCTGAATGTGTTTCGTATGGAATTGCTTGGAGCAGAAGTAGTCCCAGTATATTCTGGTACGCGTACGTTAAAGGATGCAACCAGCGAGGCCATTCGGTTCTGGGTGAGCAAAGTGGATACCACTTTTTATATTATCGGCTCTGCCACCGGACCGCATCCATATCCGAAAATGGTACGGGATTTCCAACGTATTATCGGTGATGAAACAAGAGCGCAAATCCTTAAGGCCGAACACCGTCTGCCAGATTATGTTGTGGCATGTGTAGGTGGAGGTAGCAATGCAATAGGTATGTTTTATCCGTTTCTAGAGGATAAGTCGGTTTCGTTAATTGGTGCTGAGGCAGCTGGACATGGCGTCGAGACGGACAAACACGCGGCTACTATTACGAAGGGAACGCGTGGCGTGCTTCATGGTACGATGACATATTTGCTTCAGGATGAGTTCGGACAGATTACTGAACCGCATTCGATTTCTGCCGGCCTGGACTATCCGGGTGTGGGACCGGAGCATGCATACTTGCATGATAGCGGACGGGCTGCGTATCATGCAGTAACGGATGAGGAAGCATTAGATGCGCTGCGTATGTTGTGCCGGGAAGAGGGGATTATTCCTGCGTTAGAAAGTGCGCATGCAGTCGCGGAGACGATTAAGCTTGCCCCAACATTGTCCCCGGATGAAATTATTGTTGTTTGCCTGTCAGGACGCGGCGACAAAGATGTTACCCAAATTTATGAGCGTGAAGGGGGCAATCAGGCATGA
- a CDS encoding phosphoribosylanthranilate isomerase encodes MKPLLKICGITDTETLVEMSAAELSPDQLGFVFAESRRRIEVVQWERLSLLIPGVTKTAGVFVNPSFADITTVFKAAPLDIVQLHGDESPAFCREVRERFGCAVTKTFSIRTYAENSTQPELATYTGSIDYMLLDTASKGLRGGTGKTFDWERMAPYLAWSRTQGIPLLVAGGINADNVSDLLMQYNPDGVDISSGAETNGKKDMTKMRKIIERMREYEQSTVE; translated from the coding sequence ATGAAGCCGTTGTTGAAGATTTGCGGTATTACGGATACGGAGACGTTGGTAGAGATGAGCGCCGCAGAACTTTCACCTGATCAACTGGGCTTCGTATTTGCTGAGAGCAGGCGCCGGATTGAGGTCGTACAATGGGAACGACTCTCTCTGCTAATTCCGGGTGTAACGAAGACGGCAGGCGTGTTTGTGAATCCGTCTTTTGCAGATATTACCACGGTCTTCAAAGCTGCACCACTTGATATTGTACAATTACATGGTGACGAATCCCCTGCCTTTTGCCGGGAGGTACGTGAACGATTTGGTTGTGCAGTAACGAAAACATTCAGCATTCGAACATATGCAGAAAATTCGACGCAACCGGAGTTGGCTACCTATACCGGCAGCATTGATTATATGCTGCTGGACACTGCATCTAAGGGGCTGCGTGGTGGTACGGGGAAAACATTTGACTGGGAGCGCATGGCTCCATACCTTGCATGGAGCCGTACACAAGGCATTCCACTGTTAGTGGCAGGTGGAATTAATGCAGACAACGTATCCGATTTGCTTATGCAGTACAATCCCGATGGTGTGGACATCTCTAGCGGAGCGGAAACGAATGGAAAGAAAGATATGACGAAAATGCGGAAAATCATAGAGAGGATGAGAGAGTATGAGCAGAGCACAGTTGAGTGA
- the trpC gene encoding indole-3-glycerol phosphate synthase TrpC, producing the protein MLRKIVAQKQQEVTRLYERTSFTELERQIADMAPCLSLKRRFLERSRKVGVIAEVKKASPSRGLIREPFDPLAIARAYEAADAEGISVLTDEKFFQGHLSFLNEIKQALHKPIPLLRKDFMIDPLQLYEARAYGADVVLLIAAILDREQLRTLAKEAKALGLETLVEVHTVQELDDVLDAIEPDLLGVNNRDLATFNTSLTTTFTLLERLPDSFVTISESGIHSAEQISQLAEAGIGGVLVGEHFMRQSEIENAVYDLVGSVNSPVMETNR; encoded by the coding sequence ATGCTTCGTAAGATTGTGGCGCAGAAACAACAGGAAGTAACGCGGTTGTATGAACGAACATCATTTACGGAATTAGAGCGGCAAATAGCAGACATGGCCCCCTGCTTATCGCTGAAACGGCGTTTTTTGGAACGTTCGCGTAAGGTCGGCGTTATTGCCGAGGTAAAAAAAGCGTCTCCGTCACGTGGATTAATTCGAGAGCCGTTCGATCCCCTGGCTATCGCCCGGGCATATGAAGCAGCAGATGCAGAAGGCATATCTGTGCTGACGGATGAAAAGTTTTTTCAGGGGCATCTTTCTTTCCTGAACGAGATTAAGCAGGCGTTGCATAAGCCGATTCCGTTGCTACGCAAAGATTTTATGATTGACCCGCTACAGTTGTATGAAGCACGGGCATACGGAGCGGATGTCGTACTGCTTATCGCCGCCATCCTGGACCGCGAACAGTTGCGTACGCTGGCTAAGGAAGCGAAGGCGCTCGGACTGGAAACGCTCGTGGAAGTACATACGGTACAGGAGCTTGATGATGTACTTGATGCGATAGAGCCGGATTTGCTTGGAGTAAACAACCGAGACTTAGCAACGTTCAACACTTCGCTTACTACTACATTTACATTGCTTGAGCGCCTACCCGATTCCTTCGTAACGATTAGCGAAAGTGGCATTCATTCGGCGGAGCAAATTTCACAGTTAGCTGAGGCGGGCATTGGCGGTGTGTTGGTAGGGGAGCATTTTATGCGTCAATCGGAGATCGAGAATGCGGTGTACGATTTGGTAGGCTCGGTGAATAGTCCGGTTATGGAGACAAACCGATGA